In one window of Cytophagaceae bacterium ABcell3 DNA:
- a CDS encoding GDP-L-fucose synthase, with amino-acid sequence MDKNSKIYVAGHRGMVGSAIVRKLQKEGYKNLIFRTSKELDLRNQQAVADFFASEKPEYVFMSAAKVGGIVANNTYRAEFLYDNLMIQNNVIHQSYVQGVKKLMFLGSSCIYPKFAPQPLKEEYLLTGALEPTNEPYAIAKIAGIKMCDAYRSQYGCNFISVMPTNLYGPNDNYDLKNSHVLPALIRKFHEAKCNQASSVEIWGTGAPKREFLHADDLADACFFLMENFDKSGFVNIGTGEDISIKELAMLVKGIVGFEGELKFDTSKPDGTPRKLMDVSKLHELGWKHQIELPGGIQTVYEEVKGTVLA; translated from the coding sequence TTGGACAAGAATAGTAAAATATATGTTGCAGGGCACCGTGGAATGGTAGGTTCTGCTATAGTAAGGAAATTACAGAAAGAAGGTTATAAAAACTTAATTTTTAGAACTTCAAAAGAGCTTGACTTGAGGAACCAGCAGGCTGTGGCTGATTTTTTTGCATCCGAGAAGCCGGAGTATGTTTTTATGTCAGCGGCAAAAGTCGGCGGAATAGTTGCTAATAACACCTATAGAGCTGAGTTTCTTTATGACAACCTAATGATTCAAAACAATGTCATTCACCAATCATATGTTCAGGGAGTCAAAAAACTGATGTTTCTGGGGTCGTCTTGCATATACCCAAAGTTTGCGCCACAGCCTTTAAAGGAAGAGTATCTATTAACAGGAGCGCTTGAACCTACGAATGAACCGTATGCCATTGCGAAGATTGCTGGGATAAAAATGTGCGATGCTTATAGGAGCCAATATGGTTGTAACTTTATTTCTGTTATGCCTACCAACCTTTATGGCCCTAACGATAACTATGATTTGAAAAACTCTCATGTACTGCCTGCTTTGATCAGGAAGTTTCATGAAGCAAAATGTAATCAAGCGTCTTCCGTAGAAATCTGGGGGACAGGGGCGCCAAAGAGGGAGTTTCTGCACGCAGACGATTTGGCAGATGCTTGTTTTTTTCTGATGGAAAACTTTGACAAATCTGGGTTTGTGAACATTGGTACTGGTGAAGATATAAGCATAAAAGAATTGGCTATGCTTGTGAAAGGTATTGTCGGTTTTGAAGGGGAATTGAAGTTTGATACCTCTAAACCTGACGGAACACCACGCAAATTAATGGATGTGTCCAAGCTTCATGAGCTGGGATGGAAGCACCAAATTGAACTTCCAGGCGGTATTCAAACAGTTTATGAAGAAGTAAAAGGGACTGTTTTGGCATAA
- a CDS encoding Gfo/Idh/MocA family oxidoreductase, giving the protein MVYTENIKFAVIGCGHIGKRHAAMISHSPEAELVALCDIQDPTVLNLDTYSHIPFFASIDTLLESNIPIDVLCICTPNGLHIPHAQKALDKKIHVVVEKPLGLTASSCQQLISKAQQVERQIFCVMQNRYSPPSVWLKEVVESDKLGEIFMVQINCYWNRDERYYSKGSWHGDEKLDGGTLFTQFSHFIDIMFWLFGDIDNIQARIRDFNHQQLTDFEDSGFVSFDFVNGGIGTFNFSTSVYNQNLESSMTIIGQNGSIKVGGQYMNEVEYCKIKDYSMPELQACNPPNDYGAYKGSAANHHFIIKNVIDTLKGRAVATTNATEGYKVVDIIERIYRAR; this is encoded by the coding sequence ATGGTATATACAGAAAATATAAAATTTGCAGTTATAGGCTGCGGGCATATTGGCAAAAGGCATGCGGCAATGATCAGCCATAGTCCGGAAGCTGAGCTGGTTGCGCTATGCGATATTCAGGATCCAACAGTGCTCAATTTGGATACCTACTCCCACATACCCTTTTTTGCCAGCATTGATACTTTGCTAGAGTCTAATATTCCTATAGATGTTTTATGTATATGTACACCCAATGGCCTGCACATACCTCATGCACAAAAAGCTTTGGATAAAAAGATACATGTAGTGGTCGAAAAACCCCTCGGCTTAACAGCTAGTTCTTGTCAGCAACTCATTTCCAAAGCTCAACAAGTAGAGCGCCAAATATTTTGCGTCATGCAAAACAGGTACTCGCCTCCGTCTGTATGGCTAAAAGAAGTGGTAGAATCTGACAAACTAGGGGAGATTTTTATGGTTCAAATAAACTGCTATTGGAACAGAGACGAAAGGTATTACTCAAAAGGGAGTTGGCACGGGGACGAGAAGTTGGATGGAGGAACACTCTTTACCCAATTCTCTCATTTTATAGATATCATGTTCTGGCTTTTTGGAGATATAGATAATATCCAAGCCAGGATAAGGGATTTCAACCACCAACAACTAACCGACTTTGAAGACTCTGGATTTGTCAGTTTTGACTTTGTCAATGGTGGAATAGGCACTTTCAATTTTTCAACCTCTGTTTATAACCAGAACTTGGAAAGTAGCATGACCATAATCGGACAAAATGGAAGCATTAAAGTTGGGGGGCAATATATGAATGAGGTAGAATATTGTAAAATTAAGGATTATAGTATGCCAGAACTCCAAGCCTGTAACCCTCCTAACGATTATGGCGCCTACAAAGGATCTGCCGCTAACCACCATTTCATTATCAAAAACGTGATAGACACCTTAAAAGGCAGGGCTGTTGCCACCACTAACGCTACAGAAGGCTATAAAGTGGTTGACATTATAGAAAGAATATATAGGGCACGCTGA
- a CDS encoding DegT/DnrJ/EryC1/StrS family aminotransferase: protein MNKIQMVDLYGQYHKIKSEVDQAISNVIEKSAFINGFEVKNFEAQLAKYLGTNFCIGCASGTDALQIAYMALGLKPGDEIILPSFTYIATAEAAALLGLVPIFADSEPSTFNIDPKDIESKISAKTKAIVPVHLFGQCANMEEILNIARKHQLYVIEDTAQALGSSYTFSTGKEAQAGTMGDIGITSFFPSKNLGCFGDGGALFTKSGALAEKIRMIANHGQKQKYYHDIIGVNSRLDTLQAAILQVKLQKLDSYLEARRKAAAFYDQALGNIAEIEIPKRVSKHVFHQYTIKVEANKRDLLKEHLKAKEIPSMIYYPLPIHLQKAFTTKATKENSLPIAENLSKSVLSLPMHTELEEAQLEFITQTIKDYFN from the coding sequence ATGAATAAGATTCAAATGGTCGACCTTTACGGGCAATACCATAAAATAAAGTCCGAAGTAGACCAGGCAATATCTAATGTAATAGAAAAGTCAGCTTTTATAAATGGTTTCGAGGTAAAAAATTTTGAGGCCCAACTAGCAAAGTACTTAGGTACAAACTTCTGCATTGGGTGTGCCAGCGGAACAGACGCTTTGCAAATCGCTTATATGGCCTTAGGCCTAAAACCTGGAGACGAGATTATTCTGCCTTCTTTTACCTATATAGCTACAGCAGAAGCAGCTGCACTGTTAGGCCTGGTGCCCATTTTTGCAGACTCAGAGCCTAGCACTTTTAACATTGATCCTAAAGATATAGAAAGTAAAATTTCTGCTAAAACTAAAGCCATTGTACCAGTACACTTATTTGGTCAGTGCGCCAATATGGAGGAGATCTTAAACATAGCCCGCAAACATCAACTTTACGTAATAGAGGATACAGCCCAAGCATTGGGAAGCTCTTACACTTTCTCTACTGGCAAAGAAGCCCAAGCTGGCACTATGGGCGACATAGGTATTACCTCATTCTTTCCCAGTAAAAACCTTGGGTGTTTTGGTGATGGCGGGGCATTGTTTACTAAAAGTGGTGCTTTGGCAGAGAAAATCAGGATGATTGCCAACCATGGACAAAAGCAAAAATACTATCATGATATTATAGGCGTCAATTCGCGCCTCGACACTTTACAAGCCGCTATTCTCCAAGTAAAACTACAAAAGTTAGACAGTTATTTAGAAGCCAGGAGAAAAGCGGCAGCATTTTATGACCAGGCTTTGGGTAATATTGCTGAAATTGAAATCCCCAAAAGGGTTTCAAAACATGTTTTCCATCAATACACTATAAAAGTAGAAGCAAACAAGAGAGATTTGCTAAAAGAACATCTTAAAGCCAAGGAGATTCCATCCATGATCTATTACCCTTTGCCGATACATTTACAAAAAGCTTTTACAACTAAGGCTACTAAAGAGAATTCTTTGCCAATAGCAGAAAATTTAAGCAAGTCTGTCCTATCTTTGCCTATGCATACTGAGCTTGAAGAAGCACAATTGGAGTTCATTACCCAAACAATAAAAGATTATTTTAATTAG
- a CDS encoding NAD-dependent 4,6-dehydratase LegB: MDFHSFMLKGKKVLITGADGFIGSHLAEALLAEGCEVRAFVYYNSLNSWGWLDTFSKDQIAAIEVVSGDIRDANCVRKAMKGVDVVFHLAALIAIPYSYDAPESYIDTNVKGTLNVLQAAQDLGTSRVLVTSTSEVYGTANYVPIDESHPKQAQSPYSASKIAADCLAESFFRSFQTPVTIVRPFNTYGPRQSARAVIPTIISQLLNGAAQIKLGDLSPTRDLLFVKDTVRGFIQVANSSQLVGESVNIATNDEISIKELAEKIILQINPSATIVQDSQRLRPANSEVFRLCGDNSKLTGQTAWKPEYNIDQGLAHTIEWMRIPENLSKYKANIYNV; encoded by the coding sequence ATGGACTTTCATTCGTTTATGTTAAAAGGTAAAAAAGTTTTAATAACAGGGGCTGATGGATTTATAGGGAGTCATCTGGCAGAAGCCTTATTGGCGGAAGGCTGTGAAGTAAGGGCTTTTGTCTATTATAATTCTCTGAATAGCTGGGGCTGGCTAGATACATTCTCTAAAGATCAGATAGCGGCCATTGAAGTTGTGTCTGGGGATATAAGAGACGCTAATTGTGTCAGAAAAGCGATGAAAGGGGTAGATGTCGTTTTTCATTTGGCTGCATTAATAGCTATACCTTATTCTTATGATGCCCCTGAGTCATATATAGATACCAATGTTAAAGGAACGTTAAATGTCCTTCAAGCTGCTCAGGATCTTGGCACATCAAGGGTTTTGGTCACCTCTACTTCTGAAGTGTACGGGACGGCCAACTATGTTCCAATAGACGAAAGTCATCCAAAACAAGCGCAGTCGCCGTACTCTGCTTCAAAAATAGCAGCAGATTGTTTGGCTGAGTCTTTTTTTAGGTCTTTTCAGACACCTGTTACCATTGTTCGGCCTTTTAACACGTATGGCCCAAGACAATCGGCAAGGGCGGTTATCCCAACCATTATTTCACAGCTGCTCAACGGGGCAGCGCAAATTAAGCTGGGAGACCTTTCTCCCACGAGAGACTTATTGTTCGTAAAGGATACAGTGCGTGGATTTATTCAAGTGGCCAATAGTTCGCAATTAGTAGGGGAGAGTGTGAACATTGCTACGAACGATGAGATTTCCATTAAGGAACTGGCTGAAAAAATTATTCTCCAGATTAACCCTTCTGCTACTATTGTTCAAGATTCGCAAAGGTTACGGCCTGCTAATTCTGAGGTTTTCCGTCTCTGTGGCGATAATTCAAAATTAACTGGTCAGACTGCCTGGAAACCGGAGTATAACATAGATCAAGGGTTGGCGCATACCATAGAATGGATGAGAATACCTGAAAACCTTTCTAAGTACAAAGCAAATATTTATAATGTTTGA
- a CDS encoding LegC family aminotransferase, with product MFEEVIHFIKETFKQEGAIPLHKPRFGGNEKKYLLDTIDTTYVSSVGAYVDLFEEKLCMYTGAKHAVAVSSGTSGLHVALKVAGVSSGSVVLTQPFTFVATCNAISYLGAQPYFLDIDKNTLGLSYSSLQAFLQEKVDVGEDGCSYLKESGQKVAACVPVHTYGHPVEIDKITELCSKFGIVVVEDAAESLGSFYKGTHTGRFGKAGVFSFNGNKIITCGGGGAIVTDDTEYAAQVRHLTTQAKKTHSWEFYHDAVGYNYRMPNLNAALAVAQLEQLSTFLKNKRALATLYKDYFHRKGIALVWEPSGAASNFWLNAILLDNHKERDLFLEETNTAGIITRPAWVLMNKLPIFKDSLKSDLSVAEALEGVLVNLPSSVRL from the coding sequence ATGTTTGAAGAGGTCATTCATTTCATAAAAGAAACATTTAAACAAGAAGGTGCTATACCTCTTCACAAACCTAGGTTTGGAGGAAATGAAAAAAAGTATCTTTTAGATACGATAGATACCACTTATGTTTCTTCTGTAGGGGCTTATGTAGATCTTTTTGAAGAGAAACTGTGCATGTATACAGGAGCAAAGCATGCTGTAGCGGTTTCAAGTGGGACAAGTGGTCTGCATGTGGCGCTGAAAGTCGCTGGGGTGTCTAGTGGTTCTGTGGTACTTACGCAACCTTTTACCTTTGTGGCTACTTGCAATGCTATTTCATACCTTGGCGCCCAACCGTATTTTTTGGATATTGATAAAAATACCTTAGGGTTATCATATAGTAGCCTTCAAGCTTTTTTACAAGAAAAGGTAGATGTTGGCGAAGACGGGTGTTCTTATTTAAAAGAATCAGGGCAAAAGGTGGCGGCATGTGTACCTGTTCATACTTATGGTCACCCTGTAGAGATTGATAAAATCACCGAACTTTGCTCCAAGTTTGGTATAGTAGTGGTAGAAGATGCGGCAGAATCTTTAGGCAGTTTTTACAAAGGTACGCACACAGGGAGATTTGGGAAGGCCGGGGTGTTTAGCTTTAATGGGAATAAAATTATCACCTGCGGGGGAGGAGGTGCTATTGTTACAGATGACACGGAATATGCAGCGCAAGTCAGGCATTTGACCACACAGGCTAAAAAAACTCATTCTTGGGAGTTTTATCACGACGCAGTAGGTTATAATTACAGAATGCCCAATCTCAATGCAGCCTTGGCTGTTGCTCAGCTAGAACAGCTCTCTACGTTTTTGAAGAACAAACGGGCTTTGGCTACACTATATAAAGACTATTTTCATCGCAAGGGAATAGCTTTGGTTTGGGAGCCATCAGGTGCGGCGTCTAATTTTTGGCTTAACGCAATTCTGCTTGACAACCATAAGGAAAGGGATCTTTTTTTAGAGGAAACCAATACGGCAGGGATTATTACCAGACCTGCTTGGGTTTTGATGAATAAGCTGCCTATTTTTAAAGATAGTTTGAAAAGTGATTTGAGTGTCGCAGAAGCGTTAGAGGGCGTTTTAGTAAACCTGCCTAGTAGTGTACGTTTATGA
- the neuB gene encoding N-acetylneuraminate synthase — MSKLKKTIIIAEAGVNHNGDLDMAFELIDKAAEAGADFVKFQTYNTERLVSPYAQKAKYQKENMPGGENQYDMLKRLELSEKDHYKLIDRCRLKNIGFLSSCFDDTSAVFLHNLGVAYIKIPSGELTNVPLLKKVASLGRPVILSTGMATMGEVEQAIFTLENHGLDKGKLTVLHCSSQYPTPFEEVNLKAMVSIQQAFKVQVGYSDHTEGIEVPIAATAMGGVMIEKHFTLDQSLPGPDHKASLEPEGLKKMVSAIRNIDIAMGDGIKKPGKSEMQNMEVVRKSVHARCDIQAGQVITETGICLKRPAAGLPPSMVDDIIGKKIARGKKANEPITLDDFLNKKSEDKDTNKFKS; from the coding sequence ATGAGTAAGTTAAAAAAAACTATTATAATAGCAGAAGCTGGGGTAAACCATAATGGAGACTTGGATATGGCTTTTGAGCTAATCGATAAGGCGGCAGAAGCTGGTGCTGACTTTGTGAAATTCCAGACTTATAACACAGAGCGCCTGGTAAGTCCTTATGCTCAAAAAGCTAAATACCAAAAGGAGAATATGCCCGGAGGAGAAAACCAGTATGATATGTTGAAGCGGCTTGAGCTTTCTGAAAAAGATCATTATAAGCTGATAGATAGATGCCGTTTGAAAAATATTGGCTTTTTGTCCTCTTGTTTTGATGATACTAGCGCCGTTTTTTTGCATAATTTAGGTGTGGCATATATCAAAATTCCTTCAGGAGAATTGACGAATGTGCCTCTATTAAAGAAGGTGGCGTCTTTGGGGAGGCCTGTTATTTTGTCGACCGGAATGGCTACCATGGGTGAGGTTGAACAAGCAATTTTTACCTTGGAAAACCATGGTCTAGATAAAGGCAAGTTGACTGTTTTGCACTGTAGTTCCCAGTATCCTACCCCGTTTGAAGAGGTGAATCTCAAAGCCATGGTATCTATACAGCAAGCTTTTAAGGTTCAGGTAGGGTATTCAGACCATACGGAAGGTATCGAGGTGCCAATTGCCGCAACAGCTATGGGGGGGGTAATGATAGAAAAACATTTTACCTTAGACCAATCTCTTCCTGGGCCAGACCATAAAGCCTCTTTGGAACCGGAAGGTTTGAAAAAGATGGTTTCTGCCATAAGAAATATCGATATTGCTATGGGGGACGGTATTAAAAAACCTGGCAAATCTGAAATGCAGAATATGGAGGTGGTGCGGAAGAGTGTTCATGCAAGGTGCGATATACAGGCGGGGCAGGTGATTACAGAAACTGGTATTTGCTTGAAACGACCGGCAGCAGGTTTGCCACCATCCATGGTAGATGATATCATTGGGAAAAAAATAGCCAGAGGGAAGAAAGCAAATGAGCCAATTACATTAGATGATTTCTTAAATAAGAAAAGTGAGGATAAAGATACTAACAAGTTCAAGAGCTGA
- the neuC gene encoding UDP-N-acetylglucosamine 2-epimerase, whose amino-acid sequence MRIKILTSSRADFGILLPLLNKLFRDDFFQPELIVFGAHLSHRYGYTLQEIESHGFYIYDKVDSLIEGDTPQALADSMGVTTLKFSSVWERVKDHTDIVLCLGDRFEMHAALLASIPFNIKIAHLHGGETSLGAIDNYFRHSISLMSKYHFTATEKAASKVSEMLGSDEHVYHVGALSLDKLQDIPLLDPETFEKTYQIPLSEETLLLTFHPETVGGVDNGDSAEVIAHALMGVTHPVIITMPNADFEGQKIKKVFLELTDKRPDTYLVDSLGAVGYFSAMKYCKCVIGNSSSGIIEAASFNKYVINIGERQKSREHGDNVIHCPVSKKAILDALESVNMRGAYQGDNLYGCGGTSDKIINILKSIVA is encoded by the coding sequence GTGAGGATAAAGATACTAACAAGTTCAAGAGCTGATTTTGGGATTTTGCTCCCATTGTTAAATAAACTGTTTCGGGATGATTTTTTTCAACCGGAATTGATTGTTTTTGGCGCTCATCTGTCGCACAGGTATGGATATACACTTCAGGAGATTGAGTCTCATGGGTTCTATATATACGATAAGGTAGATTCATTAATAGAAGGGGATACCCCACAGGCCCTTGCTGACTCTATGGGTGTCACTACTCTAAAGTTTTCTTCTGTATGGGAGAGGGTAAAAGACCATACAGATATCGTTTTGTGCTTGGGCGACCGATTTGAAATGCATGCGGCATTATTGGCTTCAATACCGTTTAATATAAAAATTGCCCATTTGCATGGTGGAGAAACTTCGTTGGGAGCAATTGATAACTACTTTCGCCATAGTATTTCTCTTATGTCTAAATATCACTTTACAGCTACCGAGAAAGCTGCAAGTAAAGTTTCCGAAATGCTTGGGAGTGATGAACATGTGTACCATGTAGGGGCATTGTCCTTGGACAAGCTGCAAGACATTCCTTTATTAGATCCCGAAACATTTGAAAAGACTTATCAAATCCCTTTGTCTGAGGAAACCCTGTTGCTAACTTTTCATCCCGAAACAGTTGGAGGCGTTGATAATGGCGACAGCGCAGAAGTTATAGCCCATGCTTTGATGGGGGTAACCCATCCGGTAATTATTACTATGCCCAATGCTGATTTTGAAGGGCAAAAGATAAAGAAAGTTTTTTTAGAACTAACTGATAAACGACCTGATACCTATCTTGTTGACTCTTTAGGGGCTGTAGGGTATTTTTCTGCCATGAAATATTGTAAATGTGTAATAGGAAATTCTTCAAGCGGTATTATAGAAGCAGCCTCTTTTAATAAATACGTAATTAATATTGGCGAGCGACAAAAAAGTCGTGAACATGGTGATAATGTGATCCATTGCCCTGTCTCAAAAAAAGCTATTCTTGATGCTCTTGAGTCGGTAAATATGCGTGGTGCTTATCAAGGAGATAATTTATATGGGTGCGGTGGTACTTCTGATAAAATTATCAATATTTTAAAATCAATTGTTGCCTAA
- a CDS encoding NeuD/PglB/VioB family sugar acetyltransferase, which produces MGKSTVIVGYSGHAFVILDALATNGVKVQAYVDIEEKQKNPYNLKYIGKERDHINFLRENEAFVSVGENDVRARICQFLLDSQVHLINVVHSRANVSESITIGKNVFISGGANVNSQAYLADGVIVNTGAVVEHECYIEEYAHVAPGAVLAGNVSVGAKSFVGANCVVRQGVKIGKNVVIGAGTVVVDDVPDGLVVVGNPQKVLYGK; this is translated from the coding sequence ATGGGAAAGTCTACTGTTATTGTTGGTTATTCAGGCCATGCCTTTGTAATTCTTGACGCTTTGGCAACTAATGGTGTGAAGGTGCAGGCTTATGTAGATATTGAGGAAAAGCAGAAAAACCCGTACAATTTAAAATATATAGGAAAAGAGCGTGACCATATTAATTTTCTTAGAGAAAATGAGGCTTTTGTTAGTGTTGGGGAAAATGATGTACGAGCACGAATTTGTCAGTTTTTGTTGGACAGTCAAGTGCATTTGATAAATGTTGTTCATAGTCGCGCTAATGTGTCGGAAAGTATAACAATAGGTAAGAATGTGTTCATTAGTGGAGGGGCTAATGTAAATAGCCAGGCTTACCTTGCTGATGGGGTTATAGTAAATACGGGAGCTGTAGTCGAGCATGAGTGTTATATAGAAGAATATGCGCATGTTGCACCAGGGGCAGTGCTGGCTGGAAATGTATCTGTGGGCGCTAAATCTTTTGTAGGTGCCAATTGTGTGGTCAGGCAAGGAGTGAAAATTGGAAAAAATGTAGTGATAGGCGCCGGTACAGTGGTTGTTGATGATGTGCCGGATGGTTTGGTGGTAGTCGGGAATCCGCAAAAAGTACTTTATGGTAAGTAA
- a CDS encoding nucleotidyltransferase family protein has translation MVSNPDLYIIDINSTAKNGLEKLNTISKQGAALFVVDQDRKVVGTLSDGDIRRGLLKGLSIDDGVALFANTDYCYLEEGSFNKGDIKKLRDYDIKLAPVVSDDKKLLYIINTYTQRGVLPATALIMAGGKGERLRPLTNEVPKPMLKVGDKPILEHNINRLKAYGVSTFYISVRYLKEQIIDYFGDGSSMGVDIHYLEECEPLGTIGAAGLIDNILDDYLLVMNADILTNVDFEHLYDKLIEHGADMLVGSVPYKVSVPFAVLSLNGALVKGLEEKPTYTYYTNSGIYLLRKHLLEYVPKNSLCNATDIMEKVVEHKMKLVAEPVIGYWLDIGRMEDYQKAQEDWKYIQF, from the coding sequence ATGGTAAGTAATCCTGATTTATATATTATAGATATCAATAGTACGGCCAAGAATGGCTTGGAAAAACTGAATACCATCAGCAAGCAAGGGGCTGCGCTGTTTGTTGTGGACCAGGACAGGAAGGTGGTAGGTACTCTTTCCGACGGAGACATTCGGCGTGGTTTGTTAAAAGGACTCTCTATCGATGATGGAGTAGCGCTTTTTGCCAATACCGACTATTGCTATTTAGAAGAAGGGAGTTTTAATAAAGGGGATATAAAGAAACTTCGTGACTATGACATTAAACTTGCCCCAGTGGTAAGCGATGACAAAAAGTTGCTGTATATAATCAATACATACACACAGCGGGGGGTATTGCCCGCCACAGCATTGATTATGGCCGGAGGCAAGGGAGAAAGATTGCGCCCGTTGACCAACGAGGTGCCTAAACCTATGTTGAAAGTGGGTGATAAACCTATTTTGGAACATAATATTAATAGGTTAAAAGCTTATGGTGTCAGTACTTTTTATATCTCTGTTCGGTACCTAAAAGAACAAATCATCGATTACTTTGGGGATGGCAGTTCAATGGGGGTGGATATTCACTATCTAGAAGAGTGTGAACCATTGGGTACCATTGGTGCTGCGGGTCTTATTGATAATATTTTAGATGATTATTTGCTGGTCATGAATGCTGATATTTTGACTAATGTTGATTTTGAGCATCTTTATGACAAGTTAATAGAACATGGAGCAGATATGCTGGTAGGTTCTGTTCCTTATAAAGTATCTGTCCCTTTTGCTGTGCTTTCTTTAAATGGGGCATTGGTAAAAGGGTTGGAAGAAAAACCAACCTACACTTACTATACAAATTCGGGAATTTACCTGTTAAGGAAGCATTTGCTTGAATATGTGCCTAAAAACAGCTTGTGCAATGCTACGGATATAATGGAAAAAGTGGTGGAACATAAAATGAAACTTGTGGCTGAGCCTGTTATTGGTTACTGGTTAGATATAGGCAGGATGGAAGATTACCAGAAAGCACAGGAAGACTGGAAATATATACAATTTTAA
- a CDS encoding acylneuraminate cytidylyltransferase family protein, translating to MSDTLFLIPARGGSKGVPGKNIKLLNGVPLIHISIDLARAFSDDSHICVSTDSEEIKHVVEEAGLKVPFTRPLALASDNAGMHEVLLHALEYYSSRGMHYKKLVLLQPTSPFRKKKHVQEALDLYRPSLDMVVSVKETVSNPYFKLMKETEEGYLKKFAEATFSTRQSAPVVYELNGAVYVINTDALRRSPMNEFSKVQKYVMDEASSYDIDTMLDWQICELLAKNGFV from the coding sequence ATGTCTGATACTTTATTTTTGATACCGGCCAGAGGTGGTTCAAAAGGTGTACCTGGAAAGAATATTAAACTTTTGAATGGCGTACCGCTCATCCATATCTCAATTGATTTGGCAAGAGCGTTTTCCGATGATTCCCATATTTGCGTAAGTACAGACAGTGAGGAAATCAAGCATGTTGTTGAAGAAGCAGGTTTGAAGGTGCCTTTTACACGCCCTCTGGCTTTAGCATCTGACAATGCCGGTATGCATGAAGTTTTGCTGCACGCACTTGAATATTATAGTAGCCGAGGTATGCATTATAAAAAACTGGTTTTGCTCCAGCCTACTTCACCTTTTAGGAAAAAGAAACATGTGCAGGAAGCGCTTGATCTTTACCGGCCGTCTTTGGATATGGTGGTTTCTGTCAAGGAAACGGTCAGTAACCCTTACTTTAAACTAATGAAAGAAACGGAGGAGGGGTATTTAAAGAAATTTGCGGAGGCTACTTTTTCCACTCGGCAATCTGCTCCTGTAGTATATGAGTTGAATGGTGCTGTATATGTGATCAATACAGATGCGCTTAGAAGATCGCCAATGAATGAATTTTCTAAAGTTCAGAAGTATGTGATGGATGAAGCTTCTTCCTATGATATAGATACCATGCTTGACTGGCAGATTTGCGAACTTCTAGCAAAAAATGGATTTGTATAA